One Bacillota bacterium genomic window carries:
- a CDS encoding ABC transporter substrate-binding protein yields the protein MSRLARISKLVLLISCFALLVVTLSCFAATKPRKLTIGAIVPTLNHEFWKRYVEFMKKGAQELGVNLIVLNAEDSGDKLVQYIEDLVSRGVDGLIYVPYFNTGRKGIMEAARANIPVICTDTYPENLTPGKEFKNYISFIGPSDESAGYQMALALFKHTPAAKDGKKYIGVVNGTPGTSVAINRRKGLEKALKEHPEVVVVGEVVGYFVRDKSQSATEDLYQGHPEIKGIWAANGGTATGVIAALKSFGKKPGKDVMVVGMDLNPENVEAVKDGELLFDIGGHWLQGGFALVIMYDYLHGYKVRPEETSVELSLLPVMKDTYDRYMKDYPNGMLKYDFKSHSRVYNPSASRAIVELKYSE from the coding sequence ATGTCTAGACTAGCAAGAATATCCAAACTAGTCTTGCTAATATCCTGTTTCGCGTTATTGGTCGTAACGCTGTCATGCTTTGCAGCCACCAAACCGCGAAAGCTGACGATCGGTGCCATCGTGCCTACATTGAATCATGAATTCTGGAAGCGCTACGTCGAATTCATGAAAAAGGGTGCTCAAGAGCTGGGGGTTAATCTCATTGTATTAAATGCCGAGGATAGCGGGGATAAGTTGGTACAGTATATTGAGGATCTTGTCTCCCGCGGGGTGGACGGGTTGATCTATGTCCCATATTTTAATACCGGGCGCAAAGGGATCATGGAAGCAGCGCGTGCTAATATCCCAGTCATATGCACAGATACCTATCCGGAGAATCTGACCCCCGGGAAGGAATTCAAGAATTACATATCGTTCATAGGCCCGAGCGACGAGAGCGCAGGCTATCAGATGGCGCTCGCCCTTTTTAAACATACACCCGCAGCCAAAGATGGCAAGAAATACATAGGCGTGGTCAATGGGACTCCGGGAACGTCGGTTGCGATCAACAGGAGAAAGGGCTTGGAGAAGGCACTTAAGGAACACCCGGAAGTTGTTGTCGTCGGGGAGGTAGTAGGTTATTTCGTACGAGATAAGTCGCAGTCAGCGACCGAAGACCTGTATCAGGGCCATCCGGAAATCAAGGGGATTTGGGCCGCGAATGGCGGGACAGCTACGGGGGTTATAGCTGCACTGAAGAGCTTTGGTAAGAAACCAGGCAAGGATGTAATGGTAGTCGGCATGGATTTGAATCCTGAGAATGTAGAGGCCGTAAAGGACGGAGAACTTCTTTTCGATATTGGAGGACACTGGCTGCAAGGGGGATTCGCCCTTGTAATAATGTATGACTATCTACACGGCTACAAGGTGCGTCCCGAAGAGACCAGTGTTGAATTGAGTCTGTTGCCGGTTATGAAAGACACATATGACCGGTATATGAAGGATTATCCCAATGGAATGCTTAAATATGATTTCAAATCACATTCTCGTGTATATAACCCTTCAGCATCTCGCGCCATCGTCGAGTTAAAGTACAGTGAGTGA
- a CDS encoding sugar ABC transporter ATP-binding protein, translating to MELIAHNICKSFGPIKALDNVTIAFKAGEVKAVVGENGAGKSTLVKILAGLYRPDSGTVTLDGRSYNPASLNDAVKSGVAIVLQETTINPCLTIAENIFIDRLRDFVKPSGLIDWGKLKAEAQNVLDSLNAGIDVNSNIEGLDLGQWKIIELARAISHKPKVLFLDEVTAFLGAREVPALLGIVAELRKRGIAIGYISHHMGEVFKIADTITVMKDGKWVADRKVYEVTRQEIEAMMVGRDIGEEMYPKRDNEPSTDMVLSVDNLKVPGSVNGISFDLHRGEVLGIGGLKGSGGESILRAIYGDMPFGSGKMVLEGEPFCPRGPYDAVKHGIALVPGERTLEGLITILSVMFNMSLIAMPKRGLLLDRAAEARLAKAYVAELMIKTPDAMTACANLSGGNAQKVVLGKCLASRPRVLLLNNPTRGIDVGARYEIYHLINRLASQGLSIILLSEDLPELLSMSDRILIMRQGHINRSFGREDKPSEEEVISYML from the coding sequence GTGGAATTGATCGCGCACAATATCTGCAAATCCTTTGGCCCCATCAAGGCCCTCGATAACGTCACGATAGCCTTCAAAGCAGGAGAGGTAAAGGCCGTAGTTGGTGAGAACGGCGCCGGGAAATCTACTCTGGTAAAGATATTGGCAGGACTATACCGGCCGGACTCGGGTACAGTGACCCTGGATGGAAGGTCCTATAACCCAGCCAGCTTAAATGATGCAGTGAAGAGCGGCGTTGCCATAGTCCTTCAGGAGACGACCATAAATCCCTGCCTTACCATAGCGGAGAATATATTTATAGATCGCCTTCGGGACTTTGTCAAGCCGAGTGGGCTAATTGATTGGGGCAAACTGAAGGCCGAAGCTCAAAACGTGCTCGATAGCCTTAACGCTGGCATTGATGTGAATTCAAATATCGAGGGTTTGGATCTGGGTCAATGGAAAATCATCGAGTTGGCCAGGGCTATTTCTCATAAACCCAAGGTTCTATTTCTAGATGAGGTAACAGCATTCCTGGGAGCTCGTGAGGTGCCCGCTCTTCTAGGCATTGTTGCGGAGCTGAGAAAGCGGGGGATAGCCATCGGCTACATATCCCATCATATGGGCGAGGTCTTCAAGATAGCCGATACGATAACCGTAATGAAGGATGGCAAATGGGTTGCAGACCGGAAGGTGTATGAAGTAACACGCCAGGAAATCGAGGCGATGATGGTCGGCAGGGACATAGGCGAGGAAATGTACCCGAAGCGGGATAACGAGCCTTCCACAGATATGGTTTTATCCGTAGATAATCTCAAGGTCCCGGGTTCAGTAAACGGTATAAGCTTCGATTTGCACAGGGGAGAGGTGCTTGGGATCGGTGGATTGAAGGGTAGCGGCGGCGAGAGCATCCTTCGCGCGATCTATGGTGACATGCCTTTTGGTTCAGGCAAGATGGTCTTGGAGGGGGAACCTTTTTGTCCACGAGGCCCCTACGATGCTGTGAAACATGGAATTGCCCTTGTCCCCGGGGAGAGGACCTTAGAGGGCTTGATTACAATCCTTTCAGTCATGTTCAATATGTCCCTCATAGCCATGCCTAAGAGGGGCCTTTTGCTGGATAGGGCCGCTGAAGCAAGACTTGCTAAAGCATATGTTGCGGAACTAATGATCAAAACGCCCGACGCCATGACTGCCTGCGCCAATTTGAGCGGTGGCAACGCCCAGAAGGTTGTTCTTGGCAAGTGCCTGGCCAGTAGACCCAGGGTGCTGCTCCTAAACAATCCAACCAGGGGAATAGACGTAGGCGCCCGGTATGAGATATATCACCTTATCAATAGACTAGCTTCTCAAGGGTTGTCGATTATACTTCTCAGTGAAGACCTCCCTGAACTCCTGTCAATGAGTGACCGCATCCTGATAATGCGTCAAGGGCATATTAATAGGTCTTTTGGTCGAGAGGATAAGCCCTCTGAAGAGGAAGTCATAAGCTATATGTTATAG
- the dhaK gene encoding dihydroxyacetone kinase subunit DhaK has translation MKKFINNPDVVVDEMVEGFLYAHGDRIRKLDEARTLVRADAPVKGKVGIVTGGGSGHKPSFIGYIGKGMLDAVAVGEIFTSPPPGAVYEAIKATDGGKGVLLLLGNYAGDVMNFDMAAELARGEGIEVEQSIATDDVGSGFKDDKSKRRGVVGEFLIWKMTGAMAERGEGLSEVKRIADKVNQNTRTMGVAISPCTVPAAGRPTFTLADDEMEVGVGHHGEPGLKREELRPVDEIVDMLCAEVIPDLPFEAGDEVVTLINGLGATPQLELYIANRRLFKNVTDKGIRIYRALVGEFFTALEMAGFSITLCRLDDELKELLDAEAYTPYFTQAGR, from the coding sequence TTGAAGAAGTTCATAAATAACCCTGATGTGGTTGTTGACGAAATGGTCGAGGGGTTTCTTTATGCGCACGGGGATCGCATAAGGAAGCTTGATGAGGCGAGGACCCTTGTGAGGGCCGATGCGCCGGTCAAGGGGAAGGTTGGGATAGTCACGGGCGGGGGCTCGGGCCATAAACCCTCGTTTATCGGGTATATAGGCAAGGGCATGCTGGACGCCGTCGCAGTCGGGGAGATATTCACCTCGCCACCCCCTGGTGCGGTATATGAGGCCATCAAGGCCACCGACGGTGGCAAGGGGGTGCTCCTCCTGCTCGGCAACTACGCAGGGGATGTCATGAATTTTGACATGGCCGCGGAGCTTGCGAGGGGCGAGGGAATAGAGGTTGAGCAATCCATAGCAACAGACGATGTGGGCTCGGGATTCAAGGATGATAAATCAAAGAGGAGGGGCGTAGTAGGGGAGTTTCTGATCTGGAAGATGACCGGGGCGATGGCTGAGCGCGGGGAGGGCTTATCTGAGGTTAAGAGGATAGCGGATAAGGTCAACCAGAACACCCGGACGATGGGGGTTGCGATATCCCCGTGCACTGTGCCCGCCGCAGGGAGGCCAACCTTTACGCTTGCAGATGATGAGATGGAGGTTGGGGTCGGCCACCACGGGGAGCCGGGGCTTAAGAGGGAGGAGCTAAGACCCGTGGATGAGATAGTGGATATGCTTTGTGCCGAGGTCATTCCCGATCTTCCATTTGAGGCTGGCGACGAGGTTGTAACGTTGATCAACGGCCTTGGAGCAACGCCCCAGCTCGAGCTCTACATAGCAAATAGGCGGCTCTTCAAGAACGTAACGGATAAGGGGATAAGGATATACAGGGCGCTTGTAGGGGAGTTTTTCACCGCCCTCGAGATGGCGGGATTCTCCATCACCCTGTGCAGGCTCGATGATGAACTGAAGGAGCTGCTTGATGCTGAGGCATATACCCCGTATTTCACTCAGGCCGGGAGATAA
- a CDS encoding ABC transporter permease, whose product MEDKVSGVYVTAGEAPTGVRKVTKIRFTARNYFPLLALVVLCIVFTIMSPRFLTFRNMIIILQQAVILLVAGLGMTFVILGGSIDLSVGSIVGVTALTAAIFADKIGAAAIIPAGLVGLICGTINGTIFAKGKVPSFIVTLGGLVAYRGIVLAITMGTPVQILNDTFLTVFSGRIAGIPNSVIIGAVVTVLAYFALNNLPFGREVRAVGGGERVAILSGIKVDRVKILMFSLCGVLSGLAGALQAGRTLAATATLGDGMELDVIASVVVGGTPLTGGIGSIQGTVLGTLIITALSNGLNMAGVSPYIQYIVKGLVLVSAVFVTIDRSKIGIIK is encoded by the coding sequence ATGGAGGACAAGGTGAGCGGTGTATATGTGACAGCGGGGGAAGCTCCAACAGGAGTAAGGAAGGTGACGAAGATCCGATTCACTGCACGAAACTACTTCCCCCTTCTTGCTCTAGTTGTATTATGCATAGTCTTCACCATCATGTCTCCGCGATTCCTGACGTTCAGAAATATGATCATCATCTTACAACAAGCTGTCATATTGCTTGTTGCCGGCCTGGGGATGACATTTGTCATATTGGGTGGTTCCATTGATTTGTCTGTCGGTTCCATTGTAGGAGTAACCGCTTTGACAGCGGCAATTTTCGCAGACAAGATCGGTGCGGCCGCCATTATCCCTGCGGGCCTGGTCGGCCTGATTTGCGGGACGATCAACGGCACCATCTTCGCCAAGGGTAAGGTGCCTTCCTTCATAGTCACTCTGGGGGGACTGGTAGCTTACAGAGGCATTGTATTGGCCATTACCATGGGGACACCGGTTCAAATCCTGAATGATACCTTTTTGACGGTGTTCAGCGGGCGGATCGCCGGGATTCCGAATTCCGTTATCATCGGGGCTGTTGTCACGGTCCTGGCATATTTTGCACTCAATAACCTTCCGTTTGGAAGAGAGGTCAGGGCTGTAGGAGGGGGTGAGAGAGTCGCGATCCTTAGCGGTATCAAGGTGGATAGGGTCAAGATATTGATGTTTTCCCTCTGTGGGGTCCTTAGTGGTCTGGCGGGGGCCTTGCAAGCTGGGAGGACATTAGCTGCGACTGCGACACTTGGCGATGGAATGGAACTGGATGTCATCGCCTCCGTGGTTGTTGGCGGAACCCCGCTTACCGGAGGAATCGGAAGCATTCAAGGAACGGTCTTGGGCACGCTGATCATCACTGCCTTGAGCAATGGTTTGAACATGGCCGGCGTATCGCCCTATATACAATATATTGTTAAGGGGCTTGTGCTGGTATCGGCGGTCTTTGTAACGATAGATAGATCAAAAATTGGAATCATCAAATGA
- the rpiB gene encoding ribose 5-phosphate isomerase B → MLIAIGCDDAGFKLKEIIKGYLVESGYEVEDYGCYTEDPVDYPDIGYAVAEGVASGKHDRGILICGTGIGMAITANKVAGIRAAVCHDVYSAERARKSNDAQIMTLGARVIGPELAKKLVSIWLESEFAGGNSKRKVDKIMQVEARYLRRDVG, encoded by the coding sequence TTGCTCATAGCTATTGGTTGCGATGATGCGGGGTTTAAACTCAAGGAGATAATAAAGGGTTATCTGGTGGAGTCGGGATATGAGGTCGAGGATTATGGCTGCTATACCGAGGATCCCGTCGATTACCCGGATATAGGCTATGCTGTGGCGGAGGGCGTGGCCTCTGGCAAACATGACCGCGGCATACTGATATGCGGTACCGGGATAGGCATGGCCATCACGGCAAACAAGGTTGCGGGGATCCGGGCGGCGGTCTGTCATGACGTTTATTCAGCGGAGCGCGCCAGGAAGAGCAACGACGCCCAGATCATGACCCTTGGAGCGCGAGTTATTGGGCCTGAGCTTGCAAAGAAGCTGGTGTCCATATGGCTTGAATCCGAGTTTGCCGGGGGCAATTCCAAGAGAAAGGTCGACAAGATAATGCAGGTGGAGGCCAGGTACTTGCGGAGGGATGTGGGCTGA
- a CDS encoding IclR family transcriptional regulator — MKSTMIEDSMRTADNGNQIAVPAVERALNILEYLGEKGAPATLKEISSTLGIPAASTFRIVRYLCSRGYIEEDANIQGRYELGLQLLRLAHLLDRRLDLRTIAVYPMRRLAEESGQTAQLGILQGYGVMYIDQAEPREPVSIIAALRTILPVNVSAAGKVLVAYLPPKEQEEFLERAELRAQTPKSITDKASFKAELERVREMGFAIDDEEYARGIGCLAVPIFDHTGTNVAAVGITGHIIDYRDKDRLGCLIQLVQEAAGEISAKMGYAGEVRA; from the coding sequence ATGAAATCCACGATGATAGAGGATAGTATGAGAACGGCAGATAATGGGAATCAGATAGCAGTGCCAGCTGTAGAGCGGGCTTTGAACATACTCGAGTATCTAGGGGAAAAGGGTGCGCCAGCCACCCTTAAAGAGATTTCCTCTACATTGGGAATCCCTGCAGCTTCTACCTTTCGAATCGTTAGATACCTTTGCAGTCGTGGTTACATCGAGGAGGATGCGAACATACAAGGTCGATATGAGTTGGGATTGCAGTTGCTACGTTTAGCGCACCTCTTGGATAGGCGGCTGGATCTTAGAACTATAGCAGTATACCCTATGCGGAGGCTGGCCGAGGAGAGCGGCCAGACTGCCCAGTTAGGTATTCTACAAGGGTATGGGGTCATGTATATTGATCAAGCCGAGCCACGCGAACCAGTTAGTATTATAGCCGCCCTCAGAACGATACTTCCCGTCAATGTGAGTGCTGCAGGCAAGGTCCTGGTTGCATATCTACCGCCCAAGGAACAGGAAGAATTCCTAGAGAGAGCAGAGCTTCGTGCCCAGACCCCGAAGAGCATCACCGATAAGGCCAGCTTCAAAGCGGAGCTGGAAAGGGTGCGAGAGATGGGATTCGCCATTGATGACGAGGAATATGCCAGAGGGATCGGGTGTCTGGCTGTTCCCATCTTCGATCATACCGGCACGAACGTAGCGGCGGTGGGGATTACCGGGCATATCATAGATTATCGGGATAAAGATAGGCTGGGTTGTCTGATACAGCTAGTTCAGGAGGCTGCCGGGGAGATATCTGCTAAGATGGGATATGCCGGCGAGGTCCGGGCCTGA
- a CDS encoding L-fucose/L-arabinose isomerase family protein — protein sequence MNNTSNTSDKMRIGILGFSDGEPAVHEQLKDIVQKQMDAIAAALEKTGKVEVVRGRGLVNSARMAKDEALRMVAEDVDGVIFSYGVFSFPNFSAIAARNSRSPILLAANLNPDWPGMVAMLAGGGALNHLGIKHFRVAGDIDDPEVLEKVMAFCRCARVVSRLNGQTYGLIGGRSLGMYSATVDMQTWQRIFGVDIEHIDESEILRLADTIPAEKVESAFRWLTEKVGDIRYDGAKLTPEKLKTQIRHYEATKRLIRERNLDFVGVKCHYEMSRNYCTQCLSAAFCNDPYDWDGPKEPVVFACEADSDAALTMQILKELTGGPVIFMDVRHYDADEDVMVFCNCGSQSTYFANKSMDPRENLKYVTLYPALDIYSGGGAHVNLMTRAGKATIARLNRTEGKYRMTITPAEFVELPREKMKETTEEWPHVFAKLPFDHELFIQQFDANHCHSVYGDHVEDLKMICSMLGIEVEILGER from the coding sequence ATGAACAATACGAGCAATACGAGCGATAAGATGAGAATTGGTATCCTGGGCTTTTCTGATGGGGAGCCTGCAGTGCATGAGCAATTAAAGGATATTGTACAAAAGCAGATGGATGCAATTGCAGCTGCGCTCGAGAAGACAGGTAAGGTTGAGGTCGTGCGCGGCAGGGGTTTGGTCAATTCGGCCCGCATGGCCAAGGATGAGGCATTGAGAATGGTGGCGGAGGATGTCGATGGGGTCATCTTCTCCTACGGGGTGTTCAGCTTCCCGAACTTCTCCGCAATCGCTGCCAGGAATAGCAGGAGCCCCATTCTTCTCGCCGCCAATCTGAACCCCGATTGGCCCGGCATGGTTGCGATGTTGGCTGGCGGTGGGGCTCTAAACCACCTCGGCATCAAGCATTTCAGGGTTGCGGGGGATATAGACGACCCGGAGGTGCTGGAAAAGGTGATGGCATTCTGCCGTTGCGCCAGGGTTGTTTCCAGGCTGAACGGGCAAACCTACGGCCTCATAGGCGGCAGGAGTCTCGGAATGTATAGTGCTACAGTTGATATGCAGACATGGCAGAGGATATTTGGTGTCGATATCGAACATATAGATGAATCCGAAATCTTGCGCTTAGCAGATACTATCCCGGCTGAGAAGGTCGAGTCCGCTTTTAGATGGCTTACGGAGAAAGTTGGGGATATAAGATACGACGGGGCGAAATTGACTCCGGAAAAGCTGAAGACACAGATCCGGCATTATGAAGCGACCAAGAGGCTCATCAGGGAGAGGAATCTGGATTTCGTCGGCGTCAAGTGCCATTATGAAATGAGCCGCAATTATTGCACTCAATGCCTCTCGGCTGCGTTTTGCAATGATCCTTATGACTGGGATGGGCCTAAGGAACCGGTCGTTTTTGCCTGCGAGGCTGATTCTGATGCTGCGCTGACCATGCAGATATTGAAGGAATTGACCGGTGGCCCGGTTATCTTTATGGATGTCCGGCATTATGATGCCGACGAGGATGTAATGGTTTTCTGCAATTGCGGCTCCCAGTCCACATACTTTGCCAATAAGTCGATGGATCCTAGAGAGAACCTCAAATATGTGACCCTTTATCCTGCATTGGATATCTACTCTGGGGGTGGAGCCCATGTAAACCTGATGACCAGGGCTGGCAAGGCCACTATCGCCAGGTTGAACAGGACAGAAGGCAAATACAGGATGACGATCACCCCGGCGGAATTCGTGGAGTTGCCTCGGGAGAAGATGAAAGAGACTACAGAGGAATGGCCTCATGTTTTCGCGAAGCTCCCGTTCGACCATGAGCTTTTCATCCAACAGTTTGATGCCAACCATTGTCATAGCGTATATGGGGACCATGTAGAGGATTTGAAGATGATTTGTAGCATGCTGGGTATTGAAGTGGAGATTCTAGGTGAGCGGTAA